The Christiangramia flava JLT2011 region TGGCCATGTCATTCACATTGAACATTACTTCTTCCGAAGCATCTAAACTGCTCTTTTTTCGCGAATACACGGGATAGTCATAGCCTTTTTCAAAACGCGTGATATACCAGTATCCATTCAGTTTATAAGGCACCGATTCGTCATCTTCCTTGATGCGCGACTTCATTTCCTCAAAAAGCTTTTCCTGAAAATCTTTGGTGTGCGCCGTCATCTTATCATTATAAGCGTTTTCAGCATTGAGATAAGCGGTCACCTCAGGGTTTTCACGCTGGTTCATCCAGAAATAATTATCGATTCGTACATCGCCGTGCTTTTCCAGTTTTTTGGCTTCTTTCTTGGCAATTGGCGGTACCATGTTCTCTGTTTTCAAATTATTATCGTTTTGAGCGTTTGCAAATGTAACGCATCCTAATAGAATACCTAATAGTCTTTTCATATTGACTGGTTTAAACTCCTAATTTAGTAAATTTGATCTTTCAATTTTAAACTGAAAATTATGTTTGGAGATATGATGGGCATGATGAACAAAATCAAGGAAGCCCAGGAAAAAGTTGAAGCTACAAAAGAACGTATGAAAACGGTGATGATCGACGAATCTTCCAGTGACGGACTGCTGAAGGTAACCGTGAACGCCAACCGCGAAATTAAAAGCATCAACGTGGCAGATGAGCTGATGGATGATAAGGAGCAGCTCGAAGATTACCTCATCCTGACGCTGAATAAGGCACTGAGCCGCGCTTCGGAAATCAACGAAAGAGAAGTTGCAGCCGCTGCGAAAGATGGAATGCCAGACATTCCGGGTCTTGACATGTTCAAATAATTCAAAAGCCGGAAAATACATTCCGGCTTTTTTTATGATTTTCCCTTGGCGGGATATTCTTCTTTGATGATAAATTTGATCGCTCGAAGGAGTCGGTCAAAATCTGGTCGTACAAAAGGAATGGATTGGATGTGTGCCGAATATAAGGTCCCATCTGCTCTCACCAAGAACAAGGCCGGTTCGAAAAAATGTTCTGGCTCTGATTCTTTGACCGCTTCAGAAATGAATAAACCCCATTCCCTACCGGTCTCCAAACTTACCTCGTAGCCCAAATTGATCTCCTCCAGCTCCCATTCTTCAAATGTCTGTTCTGCCTGTTTTTGAGAATTCACACTAAGACAAAGCACCTCTACCCCCAAATCATTGAAATCTTCGAGACGTAATTCAAGTTTTTCCACCTGGGTTTTACACAATGGGCAGTGAATACCGCGATAGAACAGCAACATGGTAAAATGTTCCGGCGATCGATTGGCAAGCACAAATTCGCCTTGCAAGGTCTGAACCTGTAAATCAGGCACCCTGTCGCCGGGTTTTAAATTTCTCATGGGCTTTTTTCCGAATTTAATCCAACTTCAAAATTGAACTCGCCAAATTTTAGTTAAGATTTGCGCTTTTTAAAACATCCTGAAATCGCTGATGCATTTCTTCGGAATAATCCAAATGTGTCACGATACGCAATTTGCCCTGCCCCATATTACTGATCCTGATATTATTCTCGTGCAGGTGCTCCATAAAGTCTTTTTCCTTTGAAGCATCCTGAAGGTAGAAAATGATGATATTGGTTTCCACCGGTTCCACCTCTTTCACATATGGCAGGCTATTTAAAGTTTCCGAAATCTCGGTAGCTCTTTTATGATCTTCTGCCAAACGCTCTACATGATTATCCAACGCATAGATACCAGCGGCAGCCATAAAACCAACCTGTCGCATTCCGCCACCAAGAACTTTTCGTACTCGCATGGCATTTTTCATCAGCTTTTTATCCCCGATCAAAACAGATCCCATTGGAGTTCCCAGGCCTTTAGACAAACAAACTGAAATAGTATCGAACAGTTTTCCGTAGTCTTTTGGATCTTCCCCTTTCTTCACCAGCGCATTGAAAAGCCTTGCTCCATCCAGGTGTAAGCCCAGTTCATGTGTGTCACAGACCTTCCTGATCTTTTTGATCTCTTCCAGATCGTAACAGGCACCCCCACCTTTATTCGTAGTATTTTCAAGACAAACCAAAGTAGTCAACGGACTATGATAAAAATCTGGCGGATTGATATTTTCCTCAACCTGCTCAGCCGTGATCATTCCGCGGTGACCATCTACCAGTTTACAGGAAACCCCGCTGTTAAAAGATGCTCCTCCACCTTCGTAATTGAAAACATGAGCCCACTTGTCACAGATGAGCTGCTCCGAAGGTTGTGTATGCAATTTTATTGCAGCCTGGTTAGCCATACTTCCGGTTGGGAAAAATAAGGCTTCGTCTTTACCGAAAAGTTTCGCCAGTTTTTCCTCCAGCGCATTAATACTGGGATCTTCTTTATAGACATCATCTCCAACCTCGGCAGTCATCATCGCCTGCAACATTCCTTTAGTTGGTTTGGTAACCGTATCGCTTCTAAGATCTATTTCTTTCATAATCAAATTTAAACTCCTGCTAAAGTAACGGGTATCGGCACGAATTCCAACTGAGAAAATTTGAAAAAATTCAGTTTAAAATTATCAATTCGAATAAATTTTAAATCAAAATAGCCTTTCACCATAATTCGACCAACAATTAAGTATATTTTATAAGTATTTGATAATAAACTTCTTATTTTAAGAAAAAGAATCAAAATGCAGCCGGCAAAACCCACCTTCGAATCTTACAAACGCGATCCCAAACTTTATGATGAAATCTTTGATGAAACCGACCAGGTAAGAGAAATTTATAACACCTTATTCGATTTGTACAGCGAACATTCCGCTGCAGATTTCAATAGGCTGAACAACAAAGCGAAATCCTCCTTTTTTAACCAGGGAATCACTTTCCAGGTTTATGGTGATCATGAAGTCAAGGAAAAGATTTTTCCTTTTGACCTGTTTCCTCGAATCATTGATCCAAGTGAATGGGAAATCATTGAAACCGGCGTTCTCCAACGAAGTAAAGCGTTAAACGAATTTCTATGGGATCTGTATCATGACAAAAAGATCATCAAAAATGGGATCGTTCCTTTAGAACTGATCAGTTCTTCGGTGAATTACCTGGACCAGATGAATGGCTTTGATCCGCCCGGTGGAATTTATAATCACATTTCGGGAACTGACATCATAAAGCATTCAGATGGACAGTATTATGTTTTAGAAGATAATATTCGCTGTCCTTCCGGGGTAAGTTATGTGATCTGCAACCGTACAGCATTGAAACGTGCTTTATTCGGGGTCTTTAATCATTACCAGACACATTCGGTTACCAATTATGCCGAAAATCTTCTGGAAATGATGGAATCTGTCAAACCCCATGGTGTAGATATCCCAAATTGTGTAGTGATCACTCCAGGAATATATAATTCGGCATATTATGAACATTCCTATTTAGCCAAAGCTATGGGTGTTGAGCTTGTTGAAGGACGTGACCTTTTCGTGGAAAATGATTTTGTTTACATGAAGACCATCAACGGCCCGGAAAAAGTAGATGTGATCTATAGACGAATAGATGACCAGTTTCTGGATCCGCTGGAATTCAGGCCAGATTCTGCACTTGGCGTACCCGGGCTCATGGCTGCGTACAAGCAGGGAAATGTTTGCCTGGTTAATGCTCCCGGAACCGGCGTGGCAGATGATAAAGCGATCTATACCTATATGCCAGAGATCATCAAGTACTA contains the following coding sequences:
- a CDS encoding threonine aldolase family protein — protein: MKEIDLRSDTVTKPTKGMLQAMMTAEVGDDVYKEDPSINALEEKLAKLFGKDEALFFPTGSMANQAAIKLHTQPSEQLICDKWAHVFNYEGGGASFNSGVSCKLVDGHRGMITAEQVEENINPPDFYHSPLTTLVCLENTTNKGGGACYDLEEIKKIRKVCDTHELGLHLDGARLFNALVKKGEDPKDYGKLFDTISVCLSKGLGTPMGSVLIGDKKLMKNAMRVRKVLGGGMRQVGFMAAAGIYALDNHVERLAEDHKRATEISETLNSLPYVKEVEPVETNIIIFYLQDASKEKDFMEHLHENNIRISNMGQGKLRIVTHLDYSEEMHQRFQDVLKSANLN
- a CDS encoding circularly permuted type 2 ATP-grasp protein, which produces MQPAKPTFESYKRDPKLYDEIFDETDQVREIYNTLFDLYSEHSAADFNRLNNKAKSSFFNQGITFQVYGDHEVKEKIFPFDLFPRIIDPSEWEIIETGVLQRSKALNEFLWDLYHDKKIIKNGIVPLELISSSVNYLDQMNGFDPPGGIYNHISGTDIIKHSDGQYYVLEDNIRCPSGVSYVICNRTALKRALFGVFNHYQTHSVTNYAENLLEMMESVKPHGVDIPNCVVITPGIYNSAYYEHSYLAKAMGVELVEGRDLFVENDFVYMKTINGPEKVDVIYRRIDDQFLDPLEFRPDSALGVPGLMAAYKQGNVCLVNAPGTGVADDKAIYTYMPEIIKYYLNEEPILNNVPTYHCSRPDELQYVLDHIPELVVKPVDEAGGYGISIGNKLTSEEIEEVKKTLKAHPRKYIAQPIMSLSVHPTYIEESECFEPRHVDLRTFTLLGADKSFVLKGGLTRVALRKGNLIVNSSQGGGSKDTWILKNNQ
- a CDS encoding YbaB/EbfC family nucleoid-associated protein, giving the protein MFGDMMGMMNKIKEAQEKVEATKERMKTVMIDESSSDGLLKVTVNANREIKSINVADELMDDKEQLEDYLILTLNKALSRASEINEREVAAAAKDGMPDIPGLDMFK
- a CDS encoding redoxin domain-containing protein, which encodes MRNLKPGDRVPDLQVQTLQGEFVLANRSPEHFTMLLFYRGIHCPLCKTQVEKLELRLEDFNDLGVEVLCLSVNSQKQAEQTFEEWELEEINLGYEVSLETGREWGLFISEAVKESEPEHFFEPALFLVRADGTLYSAHIQSIPFVRPDFDRLLRAIKFIIKEEYPAKGKS